One genomic window of Corallococcus silvisoli includes the following:
- a CDS encoding S8 family serine peptidase: MRESLSRRAPSSRPLSAFTLGCALALPWSALAAPPARGTPPAANVNVSGLSPARLVVEKAPGLAAGGRQSSLVTASGFTFHRTERPVSSLRTVAVPDPAVQLHVWREQQPDGTRRDYMAYTRGGTELLGRVRDTEYMVRLEDARFDPLQGGQSLTGNLLAADADNTLHLVQFLGTPLPSFREAIEREGGKVLRFLTDHTFIVEMAGDTSKRVAELPYVRWVGPYHPEYRLERALRDALLGRSARLPETQRYSLMVGERGAARQDALARRVRALGGTVDLVEPGGLRVEATLTQEQLARVVRANEVQFIDRWGGPGEVDMDIVRELGGANALQALKGWTGQGVRGEVFDTELRTTHQEWPTTPIIHSTGTSSGQLHGTSCYSNNFARGVDPAARGMIPSGQGIFFLYSESTQFGGTKSRYTINQELTNAGGPYRAVFQTSSVGSALTTSYTTLSAEVDDYLFQSPILSTQSQSNAGSRQSRPQAWAKNIVSVGAFQHLNTLSRADDRWGSSGSIGPAADGRIKPDLSFFYDSIHSADGSGDASYTEFGGTSSATPQTAGHFGLLFQMWHQGVWAGHGGKLDVFTSRPQMATAKALMINHAWRYNWLAGGANGDIDRFKQGWGTSDVKRLLDRAPVTSIIDETDVVGPLGVKSYSVKVATGQTELNVTLAYTDPMGTVGAAQARINDLSLRVTAPNGTVYWGNNGLTAGNVSTPGGTSNKVDTVENVFLQNPAAGLWKVEVLGDEVIQDNHLETPAVDADFGLVVNGGVILVGDVSGNGCINEEDLNLVTAAFGQTVPPGNPAYDLDGSGRIDIFDRNIILQNYGKGCP; the protein is encoded by the coding sequence ATGCGAGAGTCTTTGTCCCGGCGTGCGCCGTCGTCGCGCCCCTTGTCTGCCTTCACCCTGGGCTGTGCCCTGGCGCTCCCCTGGAGCGCCCTGGCCGCCCCGCCAGCCCGGGGAACCCCACCCGCCGCGAACGTGAATGTTTCAGGATTGTCACCCGCGCGGCTCGTCGTGGAGAAGGCGCCAGGCCTCGCGGCCGGTGGCAGACAGTCCTCGCTGGTCACCGCGTCTGGCTTTACCTTCCACCGCACGGAGCGCCCCGTCTCCTCGCTGCGCACCGTCGCCGTGCCGGACCCGGCCGTCCAGCTCCACGTGTGGCGGGAGCAGCAACCGGATGGCACGCGCCGCGACTACATGGCCTATACGCGCGGCGGCACGGAGCTGCTCGGGCGCGTGCGTGACACTGAATACATGGTGCGGCTGGAGGACGCCCGGTTCGACCCGCTCCAGGGAGGACAATCCCTGACAGGCAACCTGCTCGCCGCGGACGCGGACAACACCTTGCACCTGGTGCAGTTCCTGGGCACGCCGCTGCCCTCGTTCCGCGAGGCCATCGAGCGCGAAGGCGGCAAGGTGTTGCGCTTCCTCACCGACCACACCTTCATCGTGGAGATGGCGGGTGACACGTCCAAGCGCGTGGCGGAGCTGCCGTACGTGCGGTGGGTGGGCCCCTACCATCCCGAGTACCGGCTGGAGCGCGCCCTGCGGGATGCGCTGCTGGGCCGCTCCGCGCGGCTGCCGGAGACGCAGCGCTACTCCCTGATGGTCGGGGAGCGGGGCGCCGCGCGGCAGGACGCACTGGCGCGGCGCGTGCGCGCCCTGGGCGGCACGGTGGACCTGGTGGAGCCGGGCGGCCTGCGCGTCGAGGCGACCCTCACCCAGGAGCAGCTCGCGCGGGTGGTGCGCGCCAACGAGGTGCAGTTCATCGACCGCTGGGGCGGCCCCGGCGAGGTGGACATGGACATCGTCCGGGAGCTGGGCGGCGCCAACGCCCTCCAGGCGCTCAAGGGCTGGACGGGCCAGGGCGTGCGCGGCGAGGTCTTCGACACCGAGCTGCGCACCACCCACCAGGAGTGGCCCACGACGCCCATCATCCACAGCACCGGCACGTCGTCCGGGCAGCTCCACGGCACCAGCTGCTACAGCAACAACTTCGCCCGGGGCGTGGACCCGGCCGCGCGCGGGATGATCCCCAGCGGCCAGGGCATCTTCTTCCTCTACAGCGAGTCCACCCAGTTCGGCGGCACGAAGTCGCGCTACACCATCAACCAGGAGCTCACCAACGCGGGCGGGCCCTACCGCGCCGTGTTCCAGACCTCCAGCGTGGGCAGCGCGCTGACGACGTCGTACACGACGCTCTCCGCGGAGGTGGACGACTACCTCTTCCAGTCCCCCATCCTCAGCACCCAATCCCAGAGCAACGCGGGCAGCCGCCAGTCCCGCCCGCAGGCCTGGGCGAAGAACATCGTCTCCGTGGGCGCCTTCCAGCACCTCAACACCCTGTCGCGCGCGGATGACCGCTGGGGGTCCAGCGGCAGCATCGGGCCCGCGGCCGACGGCCGCATCAAGCCGGACCTGTCTTTCTTCTACGACTCCATCCACTCCGCGGACGGCTCGGGCGACGCCAGCTACACGGAGTTTGGAGGCACCAGCTCCGCCACCCCGCAGACCGCGGGCCACTTCGGACTGCTGTTCCAGATGTGGCACCAGGGCGTGTGGGCCGGGCACGGCGGCAAGCTGGATGTCTTCACCAGCCGCCCGCAGATGGCCACCGCCAAGGCGCTGATGATCAACCACGCCTGGCGCTACAACTGGCTCGCGGGCGGCGCCAACGGGGACATCGACCGCTTCAAGCAGGGCTGGGGCACCTCCGACGTGAAGCGCCTGCTGGACCGCGCCCCCGTCACCAGCATCATCGACGAGACGGACGTCGTGGGCCCGCTGGGCGTCAAGAGCTACAGCGTGAAGGTCGCCACCGGCCAGACGGAGCTGAACGTCACGCTGGCCTACACGGACCCCATGGGCACGGTGGGCGCCGCCCAGGCGCGCATCAATGACCTGTCCCTGCGGGTGACCGCGCCCAACGGCACCGTGTACTGGGGCAACAACGGCCTGACCGCGGGCAATGTCTCCACGCCGGGCGGGACGTCCAACAAGGTCGACACCGTGGAGAACGTCTTCCTCCAGAACCCCGCGGCCGGCCTGTGGAAGGTGGAGGTGCTGGGCGACGAGGTCATCCAGGACAACCACCTGGAGACGCCCGCGGTGGACGCGGACTTCGGCCTGGTGGTGAACGGCGGCGTCATTCTCGTGGGGGATGTCTCCGGCAATGGCTGCATCAACGAGGAGGACCTGAACCTCGTCACCGCCGCCTTCGGACAGACCGTGCCCCCCGGCAACCCCGCGTACGACCTGGACGGCAGCGGGCGCATCGACATCTTCGACCGCAACATCATCCTCCAGAACTACGGCAAGGGCTGCCCCTAG
- a CDS encoding VWA domain-containing protein, producing MRIESKRRFLSQAAVALACVGGLCSSAALADEHVLILLDRTGSMGATSVPGLTRLEVAKARIDGYLQIIPSVTTKYAFWTFDNTGPTQVFNFADNKTPAQISAAVNAVTLGGNTPLAGSICQAVDALINYLPNQLHTKRIYLVTDGDENATPNLNECYGPYSVGVWPSLDSGSWQAKVRNKACTGSASSAGPCGVFPPPYPAGLTLIADIDFLFTDNIPFQGDYEGRELDDAQKTVAVPYRAAASAVSEVSFFNGLATATHGRYQSITQATPSSQATPLPGDANLDGCVNVADRTKVLSEYGQKVNPAGTGSDFNRNGVVDTGDYQTVLNNFGRGCTTLRE from the coding sequence ATGCGCATTGAATCGAAGCGTCGTTTCCTGTCCCAGGCCGCCGTGGCGCTCGCGTGTGTGGGCGGGCTGTGCTCCAGCGCCGCCCTCGCCGACGAGCACGTCCTCATCCTGCTCGACAGGACGGGCAGCATGGGCGCGACGTCCGTCCCCGGCCTCACCCGCCTGGAGGTCGCCAAGGCCCGCATCGACGGCTATCTGCAGATCATCCCCAGCGTGACGACGAAGTATGCGTTCTGGACCTTCGACAACACCGGGCCCACGCAGGTCTTCAACTTCGCCGACAACAAGACCCCGGCGCAGATCAGCGCGGCCGTCAACGCGGTGACGCTGGGCGGGAACACGCCGCTGGCGGGCTCCATCTGCCAGGCGGTGGACGCGCTCATCAACTACCTGCCCAACCAGCTGCACACCAAGCGCATCTACCTGGTGACGGACGGCGATGAGAACGCCACGCCCAACCTGAACGAGTGCTACGGCCCCTACAGCGTCGGCGTCTGGCCGTCCCTGGACTCCGGGAGCTGGCAGGCCAAGGTCCGCAACAAGGCGTGCACGGGCAGCGCCAGCTCCGCGGGCCCCTGCGGCGTCTTCCCCCCTCCGTACCCGGCGGGCCTCACGCTGATCGCCGACATCGACTTCCTCTTCACGGACAACATCCCGTTCCAGGGCGACTACGAGGGGCGCGAGCTGGATGACGCGCAGAAGACCGTGGCGGTCCCCTACCGCGCCGCCGCCAGCGCCGTGAGCGAGGTGTCCTTCTTCAACGGACTGGCCACGGCCACCCATGGTCGCTACCAGAGCATCACCCAGGCGACGCCTTCCTCCCAGGCCACGCCGCTCCCCGGTGACGCGAACCTGGACGGCTGCGTGAACGTGGCGGACCGCACGAAGGTGCTGTCCGAGTACGGCCAGAAGGTCAACCCGGCGGGCACGGGCTCTGACTTCAACCGCAACGGCGTCGTCGACACCGGCGACTACCAGACCGTGCTGAACAACTTCGGCCGCGGCTGCACCACGCTGCGCGAGTAG